From the genome of Corallococcus soli:
TAGGCATTGACTCGTGATTCGTAGTGAAAACCACAAATGTCGGTTGCTGTAGGTCATCCTCCTTGATGCGCTAGGTCCGGCAGCTCCGCGGCCAGCTTCGCGCGCATCGCGGTCACCACGTTGGGGAAGTTCCCGGCCACGTCGCGCTTCTCCTCGGGGTCCGTCACCACGTCGAAGAGCTGCAGCACCACCCCGTCCGGCGTGGGCAGCTCCAGCAGCTTCCACCGGCCCAGGTACAGGCCCCGGTGTCGCGCGCGCAGCACGGTGCCTTCCCATTCGGGCTTGAGTGAAATCTCCCCGGTGTCCAGCTCCACCGTGGCCGTCTCGTAGATCCACGGGTAGGGGACGCGCACGGTCTGGTACGGCTGCCCGTCGCGGTCGCTGAACCACAGGTCCGTTTCGATGAGCGCGGGCAGGTCCGGCAGCGGCCGGGGCTCCGGTCCGGGCTTCACCAGCGACGCGAGCGAGCGGCCCCGGAAGGACTCCGGCGCGCTCACGCCCAGGAGCTCCAGCAGCGTGGGCGCCACGTCCAGCGAGCGCGCCCGCTGCGTCACCGCGCGCCCCTGCGCCACCTGCCCGGGCAGCCGCACCACGAAGGGGATGCGCAGCGCCGCGCGCCCCCACAGGTGGTCGCCGTGGCCCAGCCCCAGGCCCGCGTCCTCCAGGTGCTCCCCGTGGTCCGACAACAGCACCACCAGCGTGTCGTCCCACCGCCCGCGCCGCTCCAGGTCCTGGCGCAGGCTCCCCACCAGGCTGTCGAAGGTCCGCACCCCCGCGTCGTAGTTCGCCCCCAGCGCCGCCACGTCCTCGGGCGTTGTCACGGGCGCCTTGGGATCCACCTCCATCCTCGGCGTCGCGCCGAACCGCCACGGCCCCCGGTAGCTCCGCTCCACGAACCGGCCCTCCTGCGGCCACGGCGCGGCGTAGGGGAAGTGCGTGGACGACGCGAAGACCACCAGCGCGAACGGCGCGTCCTCCGGCAGGCCCTCCAGCGTGCGGCGCACCCGCGCCCGCAGCGGGGCGGGGTCGGTCAGCTCCGGGAACTGGCCCCGCTCCGGAAACAGCCCCGGCGCCAGCGACGTCCACGGCAGCAGCGCCACGTTCATGATGAGCATCCGCTGGCGGACCAGGTCCGGGAAGCGGAAGTCCGGCGCGGACACCTGGTGGAAGCCGTACTCGAAGCGGGAGAAGTGGTCCCCCGCGTAGTCCGCCACCACCGCCGTGCGGTAGCCCTGCTCCGCCAGCACCGTGGCCAGCGTGGTGAGCTTCGCCTCGCGCGCCTCGCGGCCCACCAGCGTGTGCACCACCGGGTGCTCGCCCGCCCACTGCGACGTCAGCAGCGTCGTCCACGACGGCGCGGTGCGCGGCACCTGCACCACCGTGTCGTCGAAGCGCGTGCCCTCCGCCATCAGCCGGTCGATGTTGGGCGACGTGGCCCGCGAATACCCGTTGCCCGACAGGTGGTCCGGCCGCAGCCCGTCCGACGCCAGGATGAGCAGGTTCGGCCGCGGCGATGCGGACGTCTCCGCGCCGCGCGTCCGCGCGAGGCCCAGGCCGGTGAACCCCACCACCACCGCCGCCACCGCCACGCCCCCCATCACACTGCGCCAGCGCGGCGCCATGACCAGCCACCGCGCCACCACCGCCAGCACGCTCAACACCGGCAGCACCAGCGCCGCCGTGTACCAACCCGAAGGCTGCGTCCCGCTCACGCCCCGCAGCAGCGCCGCCGTCACCTCCGAGCGCCCATACAGCGTCGCCGCGTAGACGTGCGGATGGTGCGCCATGTCCCCCAGCACCAGCATCCCCTCCACCACCAGGCACCCCAGGCCGCTCCCCCAGAACACCGCGCGCCGGCCCCGCTCCGCGGCCCACAGCCCGGCCCCCAAGAGCGCCCCCAGCACCAGCCCCACCACGCAGTACGCCGCGAGCAGCCGCGCCACCTGCCACAGCACCACGGAGCGCCACTCGGTCCACACCCAGTCCGTGACGATGCGGCTCTCGTTCCCCTGGTAACCCAGTTGCATGTTCAGCAGGGCACAGAGCGTGTAGAGCACCAGGAAGACGAGCAGGCCTGCCCGGCAGCCCAGCAGGAGGGCTCGGGGAAGCGTCGGTGGACGGACGGTGGTGGCGGGCATCCTGGGGCAGCGTGGGCACGAATCCCACGTCCGGCATCCCGCGATGCGCCGGACTGCCCACGCCTGGACGACCGGGGGCCTGGATTCCGCTCCGGGTGTTGCCCCGGGCCGGATTTCCGGGCCCCGCTTCACTCGCAGACGGCCGAAGACCGGGGGGCCCGTCACTGGACTGGCGAGCAGGGGTTGCGGGCTCTAGTGTTCAGGCGCCTCCCTCTTCACCCCGGGAACCTGACGCCCATGTCCTTTACCCACCTTCACCTCCACACCCTCTATTCGCTGCTCGATGGGGCGATCCGGATGAAGGACCTCATCAAGACGGTGAAGGAGAAGGGCATGTCGAGCGTGGCCGTCACGGACCACGGCAACATGTTCGGCACCATCGACTTCTACAAGAAGGCGAAGGACGCCGGCATCAAGCCCATCCTCGGCCTGGAGGCCTACGTCGCGGGCCCCAAGGGGCGCGAGGACCGTTCGGAGAAGGTGGCCCACCACCTCATCCTCCTGGCGAAGAACGAGGAGGGCTACGCGAACCTGCGCTACCTGTCCTCCACCGCGTACATGAACGGGTTCTACTACCACCCGCGCATCGACAAGGAGGTGCTCGCCAAGCACAGCAAGGGCCTCTTCGGGCTCACCGCGTGCCTGGGCGGTGAAGTGACGAGCGCGTGCTTCCGCGGCGACATGGACCACGCCCGCCGCGCCGCCGGTGAGTACAAGAACATCTTCGAGCCCGGGCAGTTCTTCCTGGAGATCCAATCCAACGGGATGCCGGAGCAGGACAAGGCGAACGAGAACCTCAAGCAGCTCTCGCGGGACATGGACATCCCGCTCGTCGCCACCGCGGACGCGCACTACATCAAGCGCGAGGACGCCCGGGCGCACGAGCTGCTCATGTGCATCGCCAGCGGCAAGACGCTCGCGGACAGCAAGCGCCTGCGCCACTCCACCGACAAGCTCTACGTGACGAGCCCCGCGGAGATGCTGGAGTTCTTCAAGGACACGCCCGAGGCCGTCCACAACACCCAGCGCATCGCCGAGCAGTGCAACGTGGAGCTGAAGCTGGGCAAGCCCATGCTCCCCACGTTCAAGGTGCCGGACAGCCACACCCCGGACTCCTTCATGGCGGAGCTGTCCTACGAGGGCCTGCGCCAGCGCTTCGAGGAACTCAAGCACCAGTACCCCATCGACCACCAGCAGTACAAAGACCGCCTCACCCTGGAGCTGGGCGTCATCCAGCGCATGGGCTTCAGCGGCTACTTCCTCATCGTCCAGGACTTCATCAACTGGGCGAAGAAGCAGAACATCCCGGTGGGCCCGGGCCGAGGCTCCGGCGCGGGGTCGCTCGTGGCGTACGCGCTGCGCATCACCGACCTGGACCCCATCCCGTACAACCTCCTCTTCGAGCGCTTCCTCAACCCGGAGCGCGTGTCGATGCCGGACTTCGACATCGACTTCTGCCAGGACCGGCGCGACGAGGTCATCAAGTACGTGGGCCGCAAGTACGGCGAGATGAACGTGGGGCAGATCATCACGTTCGGTTCGCTCAAGGCCAAGAGCGTGCTGCGCGACGTGTGCCGCGTCTTCGGCCTGCCCTTCAGCGAAGGCGACCGCATCGCGAAGCTGGTGCCCGAAGTGCTCAACATCTCCCTGAAGGAGGCCATCGAAATGGAGCCTCGCCTCAAGGAGATGATCGAAAAGCCCGCCAACATCGGTGAGGTGGAGGGCAACCCCGTCACCACCAAGGACGTGCTCGAAATCGCGCTCGCGCTGGAGGGCCTGCACCGCCAGCCCGGCATGCACGCGGCCGGCGTCGTCATCGCCGACAAGCCCCTGTGGGAGTTCGTGCCCGTCTACTCGCCCCCGGGCGAGAAGATCCTCATCACCCAGTTCGCCAAGGACGAGGTGGAGGCCGCGGGCCTGGTGAAGTTCGACTTCCTGGGCCTGAAGACGCTCACCGTCATCCAGCACGCGCTGGACCTGGTGAACCGCAACCACGGCAAGGACATCAAGCGGCACGAGATCCCACTCACCGACGAGAGCATGTGGGCGCTGATGGCCAAGGGCGACACGGCCGGCGTCTTCCAGATGGAGTCCAGCGGCTTCACCGAAATGGTGATGAAGCTCAAGCCGTCCTGCTTCGAAGACGTCATCGCCGCGGGCGCGCTCTACCGCCCGGGTCCGCTGGACGCGGGCATGGTGGACGTCTTCATCAACCGCAAGCACGGCCGGGAGAAGGTGTCGTATCCGCACCCGAACCTGGAGCCCGTCCTCAAGGACACCTACGGCGTCATCGTGTACCAGGAGCAGGTGATGCAGATCTCGCAGGTCCTGGGTGGCTACACCCTGGGCCGCGCGGACCTGCTTCGCCGCGCCATGGGCAAGAAGAAGGCCGAGGTCATGCAGGCCGAGCGCGCCGGCTTCATGGAGGGCTGCAAGGCCAACAACGTGGACCTGAAGGTCGCGGGCGAAATCTTCGACCTGATGGAGAAGTTCGCCGAGTACGGCTTCAACAAGAGCCACTCCGCGGCGTACGGCCTGGTCACCATCCACACGGCGTGGCTCAAGGCCCACTACCCGTGCGAATTCATGGCCGCCCTTCTCACCAGCGAGAAGGACAACACGGACAAGGTGGTGAAGCACATCGGCGAGGCCCGCGAGTCGGGCACGCAGGTGCTGCCGCCGGACGTGAACCAGTCCGACCTGGCCTTCGGCGCGGTGGAGGGGAAGATCCGCTTCGGGCTGGGCGCCATCAAGGGCGTGGGCGAGGGCGCCATCGAGTCCATCCTGGAGGCGCGCAAGGAAGGCCCCTTCAAGAGCCTCTTCGACTTCTGCGAGCGCGTGGACGGCCGGCGCGTCAACCGCAAGGTGCTGGAGGCCCTGGTGAAGGCGGGCGCCTTCGACTTCGAGAAGCGCCCCCGCGCGCAGCTCTTCGAGACCATCGAGCGCGCGATGAACCGCGGCTCCGCCAGCCAGAAGGACAAGGCCGCGGGCCAGAGCTCCCTGTTCGGCATGCTCTCCGGCCCCGCCGCCGCCGGCACCGGCCTCAAGGACGACTACGCGGCGGTGGACGAGTGGCCGGAGAAGGAGCGGCT
Proteins encoded in this window:
- a CDS encoding sulfatase family protein; the encoded protein is MPATTVRPPTLPRALLLGCRAGLLVFLVLYTLCALLNMQLGYQGNESRIVTDWVWTEWRSVVLWQVARLLAAYCVVGLVLGALLGAGLWAAERGRRAVFWGSGLGCLVVEGMLVLGDMAHHPHVYAATLYGRSEVTAALLRGVSGTQPSGWYTAALVLPVLSVLAVVARWLVMAPRWRSVMGGVAVAAVVVGFTGLGLARTRGAETSASPRPNLLILASDGLRPDHLSGNGYSRATSPNIDRLMAEGTRFDDTVVQVPRTAPSWTTLLTSQWAGEHPVVHTLVGREAREAKLTTLATVLAEQGYRTAVVADYAGDHFSRFEYGFHQVSAPDFRFPDLVRQRMLIMNVALLPWTSLAPGLFPERGQFPELTDPAPLRARVRRTLEGLPEDAPFALVVFASSTHFPYAAPWPQEGRFVERSYRGPWRFGATPRMEVDPKAPVTTPEDVAALGANYDAGVRTFDSLVGSLRQDLERRGRWDDTLVVLLSDHGEHLEDAGLGLGHGDHLWGRAALRIPFVVRLPGQVAQGRAVTQRARSLDVAPTLLELLGVSAPESFRGRSLASLVKPGPEPRPLPDLPALIETDLWFSDRDGQPYQTVRVPYPWIYETATVELDTGEISLKPEWEGTVLRARHRGLYLGRWKLLELPTPDGVVLQLFDVVTDPEEKRDVAGNFPNVVTAMRAKLAAELPDLAHQGG
- the dnaE gene encoding DNA polymerase III subunit alpha, translating into MSFTHLHLHTLYSLLDGAIRMKDLIKTVKEKGMSSVAVTDHGNMFGTIDFYKKAKDAGIKPILGLEAYVAGPKGREDRSEKVAHHLILLAKNEEGYANLRYLSSTAYMNGFYYHPRIDKEVLAKHSKGLFGLTACLGGEVTSACFRGDMDHARRAAGEYKNIFEPGQFFLEIQSNGMPEQDKANENLKQLSRDMDIPLVATADAHYIKREDARAHELLMCIASGKTLADSKRLRHSTDKLYVTSPAEMLEFFKDTPEAVHNTQRIAEQCNVELKLGKPMLPTFKVPDSHTPDSFMAELSYEGLRQRFEELKHQYPIDHQQYKDRLTLELGVIQRMGFSGYFLIVQDFINWAKKQNIPVGPGRGSGAGSLVAYALRITDLDPIPYNLLFERFLNPERVSMPDFDIDFCQDRRDEVIKYVGRKYGEMNVGQIITFGSLKAKSVLRDVCRVFGLPFSEGDRIAKLVPEVLNISLKEAIEMEPRLKEMIEKPANIGEVEGNPVTTKDVLEIALALEGLHRQPGMHAAGVVIADKPLWEFVPVYSPPGEKILITQFAKDEVEAAGLVKFDFLGLKTLTVIQHALDLVNRNHGKDIKRHEIPLTDESMWALMAKGDTAGVFQMESSGFTEMVMKLKPSCFEDVIAAGALYRPGPLDAGMVDVFINRKHGREKVSYPHPNLEPVLKDTYGVIVYQEQVMQISQVLGGYTLGRADLLRRAMGKKKAEVMQAERAGFMEGCKANNVDLKVAGEIFDLMEKFAEYGFNKSHSAAYGLVTIHTAWLKAHYPCEFMAALLTSEKDNTDKVVKHIGEARESGTQVLPPDVNQSDLAFGAVEGKIRFGLGAIKGVGEGAIESILEARKEGPFKSLFDFCERVDGRRVNRKVLEALVKAGAFDFEKRPRAQLFETIERAMNRGSASQKDKAAGQSSLFGMLSGPAAAGTGLKDDYAAVDEWPEKERLAYEKESIGFYVSGHPLYQYEKELKRYARPITAVQRARRDEKLTVAGIITVLRERPTKTGKRMAWVTIEDLSGSTELVCFPGKDGTRNVMGKDGKWSKQGPKPGYEQWEHLLKSDDPILVTGTVQISQRDENTPTAELIVDDIQSLKSVREKRTKRLELRLPAEIVTEERLAKLNELAKKYAGATPVAVSVLFPGEAEAHIAGTTLRVQVNDDLLLAVDKLFGQKVVEFG